The sequence TCGAGTTCTTGATTAATACGCTCAAGTTCTTTTGTATGTTGAGCTCTTTGAATTTCCACACGTTTGCGTTCTGACACATTATTGATTGTCGCGAGTATAGAGAGCCCATTACTAAAATGGATTGGTGTTAAGCCAACCTCAATCGCTAATCGGCTACCATCCTTGCAACAGCCAAATAAATCGTCCCGCATAGACATATTTTTTGCGATAGGCTGGACCAAATAATTACTCATATGTTGCTGATGTATATCCCACAATCCCTTAGGCAGTAGCATATTGATTGAATGCCCAAGCAATTCTTCTCTGGCATAACCAAATAAGCGTTCGGCATGAGTATTGACTAAAGTGATCACGCCTGTTCTATCAATCATAAATAGGGCGCTTGGTGAGGCTTCAATGACTAATCTAAATCGTTTCTCGTTGGCGATAAGTTCAGATGTCAACCTAGATTCTTGATAACGATTACGCGCCATCACAACCACGGAGTAAAATAACGCTAATATAAAGCCACACCCAATCAATTGGAGCCAAAAACTCTGGGTTTGCTCCGAACTAGAAATAAAGGCTGATTCTGACGAAATATCTAAACGCCATACTCGGCCTTCAATGATTGCCGTTTGTGATTGATAAAAAAGATCCTGCGGACTAGGTAACAATTTATTGCTGGTAAACATTAAACTTTCAGCGTTTGCATTTTCCCCATCGTAAATAGCGAGTGTTAAACCCGAAAATCTATTTCCCATAATCCCTTGCATCAAATCATCCATGCGAAAAGCTGCATAAATTACACCGACGGCACGCTGTTTTCGCTCCTCATCAGTAGTCGCTTGCCCTTGATATAAGGGTAAATACATCAAAAAACCCGATTGGGTATTATCTTGGGTTTCCTGAACTAATATCACCTTTCCTGAAATTGTCGGCATCCCTGTTGCTATAGAACTGAGTATGGCAGAGCGTCGATTCGTCTCTGAACACATGTCAAAACCAAAAGCCCTCTGGTTACGCCAATCAAAGGGCTCTAAGTATTGAATGACGCAATAGAGATCGCGCTCTCCTTGGGGATAGACGTTATATTCACTAAACCCTTCAGATCGAACTTGATTGACATGCGCCTCCAAGGTTTCAGGAGTCAGTAAGGGAGTGTAACCAAAGCCTTGAATACCTGGGTAATATTCAATCAAACGCGCATTTACTACGTAGGTCTGCCACTCTTCTCTGGTCACGCCATCAGAGGCAAGAAATAACCCAATCCCCCCCCGTAATACCTGCTCATACACTATCATTCTGCTGTTTACGGCTTCAATTAGCTCCTGCACATTATTATTAAAACGCTCTTCCCCGCGATCTCTAAGATAAACCTCTAAGACGTACCAAGAAACGCCCATGAAAAACAATGCAGCCGTGATCACCATCCAACTGGAACTTAGGACGCTGAAATAAAAATTTTTAGGAGAGTCAAAGTATTTAGGAAAGTCATCCTTGTGCATATATGCCATCCTAGCGAATCATTAATCATCAAAGTGTTGTTGTAGTTGTCAATTAATTCAAGTTTGTCTGAGTATTTAAGTAGGGATTAGTCAATAAATTAACAATAAAGTATCAGGTGTTCAGTCACAAAATAGAGTTAAATTACAGGAAGACTGCTATATAAAAATGTCATTATTATTACCACAAGCGACGGCATGCGATTCAACCAATGGGAAGAAATTTTTACTCTAATTCACAAAATTTTTTGCTTTTCTGCCACACTATTTTTAGATAGAAAGTCTTTAGGAACAACATGAGGAATTCGTTATGGCTCATATTATTGAAGTCGTGCCCAACGATACTGAAATTGAGGCGATGACCACCCCTAGAAACAGCAAAGCAGCCGAAGCCATGCAGCATAAGCGTGAAATCAAAAAACGCTTAGAAGATTATCTCGAACGCGCAGAACTTCGACGTGCATTAGGAGACGACGAATTTTTTTAAGCCCTGCTAATACCATTATGCTTACGCTACAAACCGACAAGCATAGATATTTTGCTCGATTATAAACAAGTATCACCCAGTACTTCATCGGCTGGGTGAGCATTAATTTTTAGTACCACCAACCTTATCATTTTGCCTTTTTATGTCTTGGTTTTAATGAGAAGCCATCCAACCTTTATATAAATAAGTATAAGTTCCTCATCCCAGCGCCAAACGCGCCAGCGTTCATATCGCAGATCCTGTGTAGAACTTTTCACCGAGTGATGCTTTAAATCGATGAAAAATTGATTATTTAATCTAAAATTTTTAACATCAGCCTAGCAGATCCATAGGAATCAATAGGGTTAAAGGCTATGATTATGTCAATTTCTATTGCTTAAACAGCCCGCAGGATGACGGAAATGTCAGAGTCGTTAGCCCAGTACCAACAAGATCTACGCCGCTTTTCCGATGAACTCATTCGTATCCAAACTCCCATAAAAATCCTCGATGCGATTAAATGGCCAAGGGAAATGGAAGAGCGTTTTCTATCAAACAAAGGTTCTTCACTTCCAGCGATTAAACAAGACTTCTATCAAAACATAGCATTACCTTTTGACCCTATAAAAACGCAAGCTGAACTTATCGCCCTGAAACAGGATATTCATAGACGTTTAGGTAAACGGGACAAACTTGGAAAATTATTAGTTGCCAACGTCGATCAATATCGTCTCGTTGTCGATATGTTAGGCCACAGAGGTACGCCGACCTTTGGTAAACTCAGTCAAGAATTATACGGCAGTGCAAACCATAGATTGCATGGCGATCGCCATACCCTGCGTCAGTTGGGCGATAAACTGAGTTATATATTCTCGCTGCCCGCAGCACGACATATGAATAAGCATCACCCCAAAATTATTAGCGCACCGGAAGCCGTTAATGTACTAAGTCAGCGTTTAGAAAAGTATTTCCATAGCGATGATATGCGTGTTCGCCTCAGTGACGGTATTGTTTCGGATGCCGCAGTGGGCGGCGATACCGTTAAACTCAACAGTAAAGCGATGTTCAGTGAGTCAGACCTCAATGTATATGAGGTTCATGAAGGCTGGGTACATGTTGGTACAACCCTTAATGGCAGAGCCCAACCCCACGCAACTTGGCTCAGTGTGGGGTCTCCACGTGTAGCGGCAACCCAAGAAGGGCTCGCAGTATTGCTCGAAATGTTGACCTTAAGCTCCAATCCAGGCCGTGCTCGGCGTATTAGCGACCGTGTTGCGGCTGTCGATATGGCGGAAAATGGCGCTGACTTTATCGACGTGTTTAACTATTTTAGAGAATTAAATCTCAGTGCAAAGGACAGCTATCGGGTCACTCAAAGGGTTTTCCGTGGCGGTATGGTAGAAGGTGGGAGCTTTTTCACTAAAGATATTTCCTATGTCCGCGGTTATGTAGAAAATATTAACTTTATTCGTAGTGCAATTACATCAGGCTTACCCGAGCTCATCCCTATGTTGTTCTTAGGGAAATTGGCGATCGAAGATATCCCTGTGTTGTATCAAGCCTGCCAAGAAGGAATTCTGACGCCCCCAAAATACCTACCTCCTATGTTTGATAACTTTAGCGGTCTTTACGCATGGTTTGGTTTTGCCTCTGGCCTAGCTGGAATTGATTTAAAAGGTGTTCAGCGTCACTTCACTCGCTTATTTAAGGATGTCCCCAACGTATCTCCCGCCTATGAGTTATTTGATGATACAGAGTTTGATAACAACTCAGACTAATAGCGTAACCAGCTCGATTAAAAAGCTCACCAATATGTGAGCTTTTTGGTTCGAAAACACTCAGTCGCATCGGCAATTAAGTGCGCACTTTTGCCGTATCTTCAGCGCGTTTTTTAATGAAGTATTCTCGCGTCAAACCGAAAACCACAGGACTCAACAGCACTAAAGCAATAAGGTTCGGAATAGCCATCATAGCGTTTAAGGTATCCGCTAATAGCCAAATGAAATCTAAAGAACTTACCGCACCTAAGGGAACCGCAAGCGTCCACAGTAGGCGGAATGGTTTTATTGCTTTAATACCAAAGAGATATTGCACACACTTCTCACTATAAAAACTCCAACCAATAATGGTTGTAAACGCAAAAATAGCCAGAGCTACAGCGACAATATAATTCCCCATCGGTAAGGCGTGGGAGAAGGCGTAGGAAGTCAATGCGGCACCATTTTCACCTGAAGTCCATGCTCCTGACACCACAATCGCTAGTCCCGTAATAGAACAAACAATAATGGTATCGATAAAGGTGCCAAGCATAGCAACAAGCCCCTGCGCTACAGGGTTATTCGTTTGCGCAGCGGCATGGGCGATAGGCGCACTTCCTAAACCTGCTTCATTGGAAAACACACCGCGAGCGACACCGAAGCGAATGGCAGCCCAAACTGCCGCCCCCGCAAAACCACCTTGGGCAGCAACTGGATTAAACGCACTATGAACAATCAAGGCAAATGCAGCAGGCACCTCTTCAATATGCATAGCTAACACAGCTAAACCCGCGGTAATATAAAAAATTGTCATAAAGGGCACTAACTTACCCGCTACATCGGCGATACGTTTAATCCCTCCCATCAATACTGCACCAACTAACAGCATCATCACCACGCCCGAAGCCCAAGCGGGAATCCCAAAGTTACTGCTTAACGCATCTGCAACTGAGTTTGCCTGTACTGTATTACCAATACCAAAACCAGCAAGAGAACCAAAAATCGCAAATAATGTGCCTAACCAAGCCCACTTCTTACCAAGGCCATTTTTGATGTAATACATAGGCCCACCAACATGGTTACCATGGTCATCAACTTCACGGTATTTCACCGCTAAAACGGCCTCT is a genomic window of Shewanella putrefaciens containing:
- a CDS encoding CHASE domain-containing sensor histidine kinase, translated to MHKDDFPKYFDSPKNFYFSVLSSSWMVITAALFFMGVSWYVLEVYLRDRGEERFNNNVQELIEAVNSRMIVYEQVLRGGIGLFLASDGVTREEWQTYVVNARLIEYYPGIQGFGYTPLLTPETLEAHVNQVRSEGFSEYNVYPQGERDLYCVIQYLEPFDWRNQRAFGFDMCSETNRRSAILSSIATGMPTISGKVILVQETQDNTQSGFLMYLPLYQGQATTDEERKQRAVGVIYAAFRMDDLMQGIMGNRFSGLTLAIYDGENANAESLMFTSNKLLPSPQDLFYQSQTAIIEGRVWRLDISSESAFISSSEQTQSFWLQLIGCGFILALFYSVVVMARNRYQESRLTSELIANEKRFRLVIEASPSALFMIDRTGVITLVNTHAERLFGYAREELLGHSINMLLPKGLWDIHQQHMSNYLVQPIAKNMSMRDDLFGCCKDGSRLAIEVGLTPIHFSNGLSILATINNVSERKRVEIQRAQHTKELERINQELDRFAYIASHDLKSPLRGIEQLTSWLAEDLVDNTNENVQKYLGLIQNRIHRMVLLLDGLLMFSRIGRVDAEIVEVDARQLIEDMFELVAPPQGFELLLEGEFPNFKTVKTLLELVVRNLMSNAIKHHDRDTGVIKVQCEPKGDVYWFSVVDDGPGISKAYHGKVFEMFQTLKPRDEVEGSGLGLSLVKKTIESLGGEIKLESEGRGCRFRFSWPVRIVNKEVL
- a CDS encoding PA3496 family putative envelope integrity protein, whose translation is MAHIIEVVPNDTEIEAMTTPRNSKAAEAMQHKREIKKRLEDYLERAELRRALGDDEFF
- a CDS encoding flavohemoglobin expression-modulating QEGLA motif protein, whose amino-acid sequence is MSESLAQYQQDLRRFSDELIRIQTPIKILDAIKWPREMEERFLSNKGSSLPAIKQDFYQNIALPFDPIKTQAELIALKQDIHRRLGKRDKLGKLLVANVDQYRLVVDMLGHRGTPTFGKLSQELYGSANHRLHGDRHTLRQLGDKLSYIFSLPAARHMNKHHPKIISAPEAVNVLSQRLEKYFHSDDMRVRLSDGIVSDAAVGGDTVKLNSKAMFSESDLNVYEVHEGWVHVGTTLNGRAQPHATWLSVGSPRVAATQEGLAVLLEMLTLSSNPGRARRISDRVAAVDMAENGADFIDVFNYFRELNLSAKDSYRVTQRVFRGGMVEGGSFFTKDISYVRGYVENINFIRSAITSGLPELIPMLFLGKLAIEDIPVLYQACQEGILTPPKYLPPMFDNFSGLYAWFGFASGLAGIDLKGVQRHFTRLFKDVPNVSPAYELFDDTEFDNNSD